One Methylorubrum extorquens genomic window, TCGGCGCAGCCGCGGAAGCGGCCGAGCACGGATCGCAATCAGATCAACGACTTAGCTGAGGCTTGGCTGGGGCGCCAGGATTCGAACCTGGGAATGGCGGTACCAAAAACCGCTGCCTTACCACTTGGCGACGCCCCATCGGCTTCAAGCCGCCGGATCTCTAGACGGGCACGGCGGGACTGGCAACTGGGTTGGATGCCTGCGCCGCGCACCGACGCGCCTTCGTGAAAGGATCGCTTGGGCTCCCGCTGTCGGCCGAGCATGCACGGCGCCCCTGCACCGGAACGATGCGACCGCTTATCTTGCGGCTCGATGGCAGGAGCGGGACGACCGAGAAATGGCAATGGGTGATCGGGTGGCGGTCGTGACCGGGGCAGGCTCCGGCATCGGGCGGGCGGTGGCGCTGGGATTGGCGCAGGCCGGTTGGCGTTTGGTGCTGGCTGGGCGGCGAGGGGAGGCGCTGGAGCGGGTCGCAGCAGAACTACCGGGGCATTCGTTATGTGTGCCGACCGACGTGTCCGATCCACGCGCCGTCGAGGCTCTATTCGCCGCGGTGGGCGAGCGCTTCGGGCGGCTCGATCTGCTGTTCAACAATGCCGGGATCTTCACCCCCGCCGCGACAGTGGACGAGATCGCGGTCGAGGATTGGCTTGCCAGCGTCAACGTCAACCTCACCGGTGCCTTCCTCTGCGCCCGGGCCGCCTTCGGGATGATGCGCAAGCAGGAGCCCAGGGGAGGGCGTATCATCAACAACGGCTCGATCGCGGCCCATGCGCCACGGCCGATGTCGGCGCCCTACAGCGCTACCAAACACGCCATCACCGGCCTCACCCGTGCCACCGCGCTGGACGGGCGCCCCTTCGACATCGCCTGCGGGCAGATCGATGTCGGCAATGCCGAGACCGAGATGACCCAAAGCTTCGGGCAAGGCGCGCGGCAGGCCGACGGTTCGATCCGGCCCGAGCCCTACATGGAAGCCACGCATGTCGCCGAGGCCGTCGTCTACATGGCCGGGCTGCCGCTCGCGGCCAACGTGCTGTTCATGACCGTGATGGCGACCGGCATGCCCTTCGTTGGGCGGGGGTAGGGGGCGGCTTTGCGTAGGCGGCGCGGAACGCGTAGAGAGCGGAACACCGCCCGGTCCCCCTTCGAGACGAGCGGCCGACCGCCCCGCGGCGGCCGGTGCCCGCCATGCTGATGCAAACAGACACCAAATCCGCCGACGCCAAATCCACCGACGCGAAGGCCGATCCGGTCGCGCGGCGGCGCACCTTCGCGATCATCTCGCACCCGGATGCGGGCAAGACCACGCTCACGGAAAAGCTGCTGCTGTTCGGCGGCGCGATTCAGCTCGCGGGCGAGGTCAAGGCCAAGCGCAACCGCGTCTCGACCCGGTCCGACTGGATGGGCATCGAGAAGGAGCGCGGCATCTCGGTCGTCACCTCGGTGATGACCTTCGAGTACGGCGATTGCGTCTTCAACCTGCTCGACACGCCGGGCCACGAGGACTTCTCGGAAGACACCTACCGCACCCTGACGGCGGTCGATTCCGCCGTGATGGTGATCGACGCCGCCAAGGGCATCGAGGCCAGAACGCGAAAGCTGTTCGAGGTGTGCCGGTTGCGCGACATCCCGATCGTCACCTTCGTGAACAAGCTCGACCGCGAGGCGCGCGACCCGTTCGAGACGCTCGACGAGATCGAGAAGACGCTGGCCCTCGATGTGGCGCCCGTGACCTGGCCGATCGGGCTCGGGCGCAACTTCGCCGGCACCTACGAACTCGGCGGCAACCGCGTGCGCCGGCTCGACGCGGCGGACGATGCCGGCACGATCCCCGTCACGGGCTTCGGCGACCCGCTCTTCGACACGCTGCTGACGGAGAATGGCGCGGCCGATGCGTGGCGCGAGGAGGTGGAGCTTGCCGAGGGCGGCCTCAAGACGTTCGATCTGGAAGCTTTTCGCGAGGGGCACCTGACCCCGGTCTTCTTCGGCTCGGCCTTACGCAATTTCGGTGTGCGCGACCTCATCGACGGGCTCGCCCGCTTCGCGCCGCCCCCGCGCGGCCAGGAGGCGGACAAGCGCGCGGTGCAGCCGTCCGAGCCGAAGATGACCGGCTTCGTGTTTAAGATCCAGGCGAACATGGATCCGAACCACCGCGACCGCATCGCCTTCATGCGGGTCTGCTCGGGCCAGCTCCGGCGCGGGATGAAGGCCAAGCTGGTGCGAACGGGCAAGCCGATGTCGCTCTCGGCGCCGCAATTCTTCTTCGCCCAGGACCGGGCCATCGCCGACGAGGCCTATGCCGGCGACGTGGTCGGCATCCCCAACCACGGGACGCTGCGCATCGGCGACACGCTGACCGAGGGCGAGGAAATCGTCTTCCGGGGCGTGCCGAGCTTCGCCCCCGAGATCATGCGGCGGATCAAGCTCACCGACGCGATGAAGGCCAAGAAGCTCCGGGAAGCGCTCCAGCAGATGGGCGAGGAGGGCGTCGTGCAGGTCTTCATTCCACAGGACGGCTCGCCCGCCATCGTCGGCGTGGTCGGTGCGCTCCAGCTCGACGTGCTGAAGGAGCGGCTCCAGGCCGAATACGGCCTGCCGATCGACTACGAGCCCACCCGCTTCTCCGTCTGCCGCTGGATCGAGGCGGAATCGGACCTCGAGACCGATCGTTTCGTGAACGCCCACGGCTCGGCCATGGCAAGCGACCTCGACGGCGCGCCGGTCTTCATGGCCACCACCGCCTTCTCGCTCCGCTACGAGGAGGAGCGGTGGGAGAAAATCCGCTTCACCGACGTGAAGGATTACCAGAAGCGTACAGCCTGAGAGGCGCCTCCCAGCCCGCCATCCCGCTCTCTCCCTCATCTTGAGGTGCTGCAGAGCGGCCTCGAAGGATCCTCCAGTTCCCGCGCGATCCCTGGAAGATCTTTCAAGGCCTCCGCTGCACTTCGGCACCTCAGGATGAGGAGGGGGTTGGGCAACTCGTCGTGTCAAAGCGCTCGGTGCGGAAGACAGACCAGCCTTCGAGCCAGCTCAATCGTAGTCGAAATCGAGTGAGCGCTCGAAGGCGATGGCGCTCATCTCGCGTCCCTTCGGGTCGGCAACGGAGATGTTGCGAAAGCCGCGGCCGGCCAGCTCCCAGGTCTTCTCCAGCGCCTGCTCATCCGTGCCGCAGGCGAAGGCCAGCGTGCGGCCGGCGGGGTCCGTGCCGGTTACCTTGTACATGGCCGCGCTCCTGTCCGAGCCGTGAAGTATAGGCTCGGTGCCGTCCGAGAGAAGGGGTTGTTTGAGCAGGGCGATTCAGCGCGTCGCCTTCAGCCGAGCAACGCCGCCTTGTCCACGTCGAGCGCCCGGGCCAAATCGTCGAGCACCGCGTGCTCACTCTCGGTGATCCCGCCCTTGTCGGCCACATCCGCCGCGATCAGGAACACGTGTTGGCGCTGCTCCAGGGGACGGTCGGCGATGGCCGCCGCATGCTGGCTGTTCTCCAGGCGCCCGGCACGCAGCTCCGCGCGGGCGAGCGCTTCGAACAGCGCCTGTTCCAGGGTCAGCGTGTCGTAGGATTTCTGAAGGATCGGGTTGGCCCGCATGCTGACGAGGGCCGCCTCGATCTCCTCGTCATCGGTGTCGCCGTCGGCGACGATCACGTTGGCCGCAGCGGACACCGCCGCCTGCATGAAAACGGAATCGCCGGCGTAGGACATCACCACCCGGTTGAAACGGACGAGGGCGTCCTGAAAAAACCCCATCTTGCACTCCCCGAGGCGCCCTGCGCGGCCGCCCGATGGTTCCAACGCAGGCAGCGAACCGTCAAGATAGCAAGCTTGACGGATCCCTCACAGTTCCGCCGAGCGCCGCGACAGTTCCGCCCGCAGGTGGCGCGCCGCCTCGATCAGGGCCGCGTCCCGCCGCTGGCGCGGCCGGGGCAGAGCGAGGGTGACGTCCGCCGCGATCCGGCCGGGGCTGCCGGCCAACACCACGACCCGGTCGGCGAGGTAGACCGCCTCGTCGATGTCGTGGGTCACGAACAGCACCGTCTTGCCCGTCTGCGCCTTGATGCGCTGGATCTCGTCCTGAAGGCCCTCGCGGGTGAAGCTGTCCAGCGCCGAGAACGGCTCGTCCATCAACAGCACCTCGGGCTCGACCGCGAGTGCGCGGGCGATGGCGATGCGCTGGCGCTGCCCGCCGGAGAGCTGGTGCGGCCAGCGGCCGGCGAGGTCGGACAGCCCGACGAGCTTGAGCATCGCTTCCGCCCGCTCGCGGCGCGCGAGCTTCGACAGGCCGTGCCGCTCCAGGCCGAAGGCGACGTTGTCGATCACCCGCCGCCAGGGCAGCAGCCGCGCGTCCTGGAACACCAGCGCCATCGGCGTTCGGGTCTTCTGGGGATCGGTGCCGAGATGGACCGTACCGCCGCTGGGTTTGGCCAGATCGATCAGCACGCGCAGGAGCGTCGATTTGCCGACGCCCGACTCGCCGACGATGACGAGGAACTGCCCGCGCGGCACCGCGAGATCGAGGGCCGACAGGATCTCGGTGCGCCGTCCGTCGCGCTCATAGGCGAGGCTCAAGCCCCGGATGTCGATGATGGGGCCACTCATGCGCGCCACCGCAGCAACCAGCCCTGCAAGGCGACGAAGCCGGTATCGAACAGGCCGTACAGCCCGGCCATGGTGAGCATGTAGACCACGACGATGTCGGTGGAGAGGAGCGAGGAGGCCTGCATCATCCGTGCGCCGATGCCGGGCACCCCGAAGATCTCGGCAGCGACCACCGCCATCCAGGCCTGACCCAGCGCCGTACGCAGGCCGACGAGGATACCCGGCGTGGCGGCGGGCAGGAGGATCTTGGTGAGCCGCGCGAGCGGCCCGCGAAAGCCGAAGGCCTGGGCCACCTCGATCAGGTCACGGTCGACGCCGCGCACCGCGCCTTGGGTGGCAAAGAACACGATCCAGAACACGCCGATGGCGATGATGAACACAGCCGCCGAGGGTTGGACGCCGAACCAGATGATGGCGAAGGGCACCCAAGCGAGACCGGGAATGGGCCGCAACAACCGCACGATCCCCGCGGTCAAGCTGTCGAACCAGGCGAACATGCCCGTGGCCAATCCGAGGGCGACGCCCGCGAGCGCGCCCGCGCCGAGCCCGACCATGTAGTGGCTCAGGCTCTCGACGACCGCTGTCGGCCAGGCGCCATTGGAGATCTCCCGAGCGAAGGCCGCCGGGATGGAGGAGGGCGGCGGCAGGAAGGCCGGGTTGATAAGGTCGAGCCGGGGTGCGGCCTCCCACAGGGCGAGGAAGGCGGCGAGCCCGACGACTGCCAGGGCGGCCGAGCGGAACGAGGTCATGGCGTCGGGATCGAGAAAATCAGGGCTTCTTGACCGCGTCGAACGGCTTGGCGTCGAACAGGCCGTCGATGGGCGCCTCCCGGTCGAGAGTGCCGATCGAGACCTGATAGGCCTGCATCGTCTTCGTCGCCTCGATGATCGTGCGCGGGTCGGCGACGAACTTCGCGGCCGGCGAGGAGAGCGCCTTCCGGATCGTGGCCACATCCGTGATGCCCTTGCCGAGCGCCGCCTCGACCGGGGGGGCGGCGCGCGCCGGATCGGTCTTCAAGAGGTCGGTCGCCTTGACCAGCGCCGAGACGAGGCCCTCGACCGCCTTCGGATTGGCATCGGCGAACTTGCCGTAGACGGCGACCACCGTGCCCGGCTGGTCGGGGAACATCTCCCCGCCGGTAGCGATCAACGTGATCTTCGGGTTGCGGCCCTGGACGATGGTGAGCGCAGGCTCGCGAATCGAAGCACCATCGACGGCGCCGGCCAGCAGCGCCTGCTGGGTCGCGTCGATGCCCATGGAAACGATCTCGACATCGGTCTTGTCGGCCTTTGCCACCTGCCAGAGCCAGTGCTGGAGGGTGGTGTTCGGCACGGAGCCCGGCGGCTGCGTGGCGAGACGGGCGGGGCGGCCCTCCTTGGCCTTGAACTGCTTGAAGGCCTCGGCCTTGCTCGGAGCCGACGCGAAGTAGGGCGCGAGCTTGGGCGCTGCCACGAACACCATCTCCTCGATGGCGGTGGCGGCCACGACCCGCACGTCGATGCCCTTGGTCCGGGCGACCGCGAGCGGCGCGATGCCGGCGACGTAGACGTCGATGGTGCCGGAGGCCAGCGCCTGGATCATGTTGGGGCCCGACTCGAAGGTCGTGAAGGCAGGCGCCAGCCCGGCCTCCTTGAGCCATCCCTCGCCATTGGCGACGAAGACCGGCGCGGCACCGATCACCGGAATGACGCCGATGCGCACGGGCACGGCCTGGGCAGCGAGTGGCACGGCGAAGGCTACGGGAAGGGCGAGAAGCCCCGCGGCCAGGGCGAAGGCCTTGAACAGATTGCGCATCGATACGGGTTCCAGGCGAGCCGAACGGCGTTCCCCATGGCACAGAGGACGCCATCTTCCAATCGCGCGTCCGGGCGCGCTCCCAGCCTCGGCGACACCGGAAAGCGGCAGGCCGCACGAAGAAGCTTTGCCGGCCTGCGACGGAACGGCCCTGTTCTTCCTGCTGTTTACCCAGCCGAAAGCGGCATCCACGCCGTGGGACAGACGACAGGATACCCAACGCCATGAGCCTCCTCGGAAGCATCGTCAGCAAGATCCTTAACCCGTTCGGCTCGTCGGAGGCGAAGGCCGGCGAGTCGTCCGCCAAGCCCTCCGAGACGCAGGCCCAGCCGTCTTCCGGCGGCGGCAGCGCCCCGGCCTCCACGCCCACCAGCGGCGGAACGTCGTCGGGCGGACCGGTCGATGTCGAGGCCGTGCTCAACGACCTCGCCGCGAAGAACTCGCAGAAGCTGAACTGGCGCAGCTCGATCGTCGATCTGATGAAGCTGCTCGACCTCGATTCGAGCCTGCACGCCCGCCAGCAGCTCGCCGACGAGCTGCACTACACCGGCGACAAGAACGACTCGGCCTCGATGAACGTTTGGCTGCACAAGCAGGTCATCAAGAAGCTCGAAGAGAACGGCGGCAAGGTCCCGGCCGACCTCAAGGACTGATACGGTTTCCGCTTGATCCAAGCGGGGACCGTATCGGCAAGCCCGCGCGGCGCTTGAGGAGGGTACCCACGCGCCAGCGCGGTGGGTACCCGCCGAAGCCCAAATCCGCCATCCCGAAGGGATCAAGCGGATTTGGTCTGAGAGCGGGGAAGGAGAGGGCAAAGAGGTACAGGCGCGGCGCAGGAAATCCGGTGCGCGAGCCCCCCGCCGCGGCGGCAACATGAAGACGGTTTGCGGTCCGGTATCTGGCCAAAGCATCGGTATCTTCGGCCGGTCTCCTCCGTCACAGGTGCGGATCATCCGCTGCCGTAAGGCGACCCTCGGCTATCGCGGCGCGGAACAGCGCGTAATCCGCGGCATTGCGGTCACCGTAGGCTTGCGCCCAATCGGCGAAGGCTTCACGCAGGTCGGCGCGCCCATCGTGACCGAAGTAGCCCGCGATCGCCGCCGCATCCCCGGTGCGGGCATGCGCCTTCGCCAGCAGCGCACCGTACGCGTGCGAGAAGTACATCAGCGAGCGACCCGCCATACGATTGAGCGGAATATCGCCCTTCATGTTCTTCATCTGACGCACATAGAACGGGCGGCCATCGATGCTGGTCCAGCCGAGCAGCGGGTCCCCCACGGCTTGCAGCAGACGTTGTCCGTAGATCACGCGCTCGCCCTCGTGGCTGGCGTAGGGCTCGGGCATGCCGCGAAGATACGGTGTGCTCGCCGGTCGCACCGCCTCCTTGACTTGGAGGAAGAGCGCGTCCTGGTCCGAATTTCCGCACAGCAAGGCGACATAGGCCCGGGTTCCGACGCTGCCGACGCCGACCACCCGGTGTGCGACATCGACGACGTGGTAGCGGCTCAGCATGAACCGCCGCTCGCGCGGCAGCGTCTCGGCGTAGCGTTCCAGGCCGGCCGTGATGCTCTGGCGTGTCGCCTCATCGACGCGGGTGAGGATCGGCGGCTCCTCGCGGAAGCGCCAGCCACCATCCGTGCGCCGCTCGCCGACCCGATCGAGCAGGCTCTTGTTGTTCTTGCGTCTGGCCTTCTCGACAGCTCGGTGCACCACAGCCTGCGACTGGGCATCGATCTCGATGCCGATGAAATCGAGATCATCGGCGCGCGCGGCCTGCTGCCAGACGTCCAGCGATCCACGCGGAGCAAGATCGTCCATGGTGTGCTGGTAGCCCGCGGCGGCGCTTTGCACCGCCTGACGCCGTTCGGCCACGGGCACGGCGGCGTCCCGCGCCGCGACCTCGATACTCGCGCACAGCCGTTTCAGATCCCATTCCCACGGTCCGACCGTGACCTCATCGAAATCGTTGAGATCCAGCACGACCTCGCCCTGCGGCGAGCCGAACAAGCCGAAGTTCGAGATGTGGGCGTCACCGTTCATCACGACATCGATCGCACCGCGCGGTCCCTGAGCCAGATCCCAGGCCATGACCTGCGCCGCCCCGCGCAAGAAGGCGAACGGCGAGGAGGCCATGCGGGCGACCCGCAGCGGGATGAGGTGTTCCTGCCGGCCGGCATGCGCCCCTTCGATGAGCGAGACCGGGTCGGGTCGATCCGCGTCGGCGCTCAGGATGGCATGATCGGCGTGGGGAAGGTCGCGTCGCAGCGTCTTGCCCGCGGCTCGACGCTTGTCCCACGGCTCGACTCCGGTGCGCAGGTCGATGTGCGGGAAGTCGGCCAGCGGCTCCAGAACGACCTCTTCAGCAGCCTCGATGATCGCGGCCTGCTCGCCCGATCCTGGTGCCGTGACGTCGTGATCCATCGTGCGTTCCGTCGTCAGGTGCGTCCGCGATGAGCCGCGGTCACTCCGCTTACGGCTTCAAGCCGTCGCCCCGCAACACGACCGAACGGACCGCCTCCTCCTGCATCCGCCTCAAAAAATCTCAGCAGCCCTCGGCCGGGCAATCGCGCGCGTATGCCCCTCCATCGGGGATTGATGGCGGACGAGTGGGCTCCGGCTCGGCGGACCGGCGCCGAGCGGCAGGATGCCCGATATCGAGCAGCGGAAAACGCGGCCGTCGGCGGGGCGCCGCCCGAACCGTGTTGTCGGCAAGGGGGCCGCGCGGCGCGGTCGTGCCGCTTCAACGGGCGCGGATCTTGCGGAGGCGCGGCCGACCGGTGCGGGCAAGGCTCGCGCCGGCGGGTCAGACAACACGTCGGACCGGAGGCGCCCGAAGATCCGGGCAGGGTCACTCGTCGAACCCCAGCATCTTCCGGCCGCCACAAGGAAACCGGTATGGCTTACCTCGCGCCCTCCGAATTCGTGACCAAGATGGTCGATGCCGGAGAATCCAAGATCTTCATGGCGACCCGCGACACCGTGATCCGCGCCTACATGGCGGGCGCGATCCTGGCGCTTGCCGCGGTCTTCGCCGTCACCATCACCCAGCAGACCGGAATCCCGATCCTCGGCGCCGCCCTGTTCCCGGTCGGCTTCTGCATGCTCTACCTGCTGGGCTTCGATCTTCTGACCGGCGTCTTCGTGCTCGCCCCGCTGGCGCTCCTCGACGGACGTCCGGGCGTGACCTGGGGCGGGGTGCTGCGCAACTGGGGCCTCGTCTTCCTCGGCAACTTCCTGGGCGCGCTCACCGTGGCCTTCATGATGGCCTTCGTGTTCACCTTCGGGTTCACCGCGCCGGCCGACAAGGTCGGCGAGTTCATCGCCCATGTCGGCGAGCGCCGCACCCTCGGCTATGCAGCTCACGGCGTCGGCGGCTGGTTCACGATCTTCATTCGCGGCATGCTGTGCAACTGGATGGTCTCGACCGGCGTCGTCGGCGCGATGATCTCGACCACGGTAAGCGGCAAGGTCATCGCCATGTGGATGCCCATCATGGTGTTCTTCTACATGACCTTCGAGCATTCGGTCGTGAACATGTTCCTGTTCCCGTTCGGCCTGATGATGGGTGGCAACTTCTCGATCGGGGATTACTTCTTCTGGAACGAGATCCCGACCGTGCTGGGCAACCTCGTCGGCGGCCTCGCCTTCACGGGGCTCACCCTCTACACCACCCACGTCCGCACCGCGCCGAAGCGCGCCGTCCAGGGCGAGGCGCGCCGCCTCGCCGCCTGATCCGCGCTTGACCCGACGGGGACCCGCGCCGCAAGGGCACGGGTCCCCTCGCGCGCGGCCGTCCCCATGACGAACGACCTGAAGCTCACGCTCGGCCAGCACAGCGAGGCGGGCCGCAAACCCTCCAACCAGGATTTTCATGGGGCGCTGGTCCCCGGGCAGCCGGCTCTGGGGCTCAAGGGCGCGGCCATCGCCATCGCGGACGGGATCGGCAGCAGCGCGGTCAGCCACGTCGCCAGCGAGACCGCGGTCAAGAGCTTCCTCACCGACTACTACGACACCCCCGACACGTGGTCGGTGAAGAGCGCGGCGCAGCGCGTGATCGCGGCGGCCAATTCCTGGCTGTACGCCGAGACGCGGCGCAGCCGGCACGAGCCCGACCGGGGCTACGTCACCACCTTCAGCGCTCTCATCCTCAAGGGCCGCACCGCCCACTTCTTCCATGTCGGCGACGGGCGGATCTGCCGGGTTGCGGGCCGCTCCTTGGAGCAATTGACCGAGGATCACCGCCTCGTCCTGTCGGCGGAGGAATCGTATCTCGGCCGGGCGCTGGGCGCGGGCGCACGCGTGGAGATCGACCATGCCAGTGTGCCGACCGAGCCCGGCGACGTCTTCCTCCTGACGACCGACGGCGTGCACGAGCATGTCGATCCAGAGACGATCGCCGGCCTGATCGCACAGCATGCTGCCGATCTCGACATTGCTGCCCAGAAAATCGTCAGACATGCCTACGAAGCCGGCAGTGCCGACAATCTCACCGCACAGATCGTGCGCATCGAGGCAGCACCTGAGGACGGACCGGCCGATCTTACGGGCCGCGTCGCAGATCTGGCGCCCGCGCCCCTGCTCGATCCACCGACAGACTTCGACGGCTACCGGGTGCTGCGCACGCTCCACGCGAGCCACCGCAGCCACGTCTACCTCGCACGGGATTCAGAGACCGGCGAGCCCGTCGCCCTCAAGCTGCCCTCGACGGACGCGCGCGACGACCCTGCGCAGCTGCGCCGGCTCGTCATGGAAGAGTGGATCGCCCGGCGCATCGACAACCCCCACGTGCTGAAGGCCCAGCCGCAGGCGCGGCGGCGCAGCCACCTCTACACGGCGATGGAGTATGTCGAGGGGCGCACGCTGGCACAGTGGATGCGCGACAATCCTGCACCGGACCTGGAGATCGTGCGCGGTCTCGTCGAGCAGATCGCGCGGGGCCTGCAGGCCTTCCACCGGCGCGAGATGGTGCATCAGGATCTGCGGCCTCAGAACGTCCTGATCGATGCCGCCGGCACCGCGCGGATCATCGATTTCGGCGCGACGCGCGTGGCGGGCGTGGCCGAGCTCGCCCCCGAGGAACCGGTGCTCGGCACCCAGCAGTACAGCGCGCCCGAATACCTCGCCGGCCATCCCGGCACGCAAGCGGCGGACGTGTTCTCCCTCGGGATCATC contains:
- a CDS encoding SDR family oxidoreductase translates to MAMGDRVAVVTGAGSGIGRAVALGLAQAGWRLVLAGRRGEALERVAAELPGHSLCVPTDVSDPRAVEALFAAVGERFGRLDLLFNNAGIFTPAATVDEIAVEDWLASVNVNLTGAFLCARAAFGMMRKQEPRGGRIINNGSIAAHAPRPMSAPYSATKHAITGLTRATALDGRPFDIACGQIDVGNAETEMTQSFGQGARQADGSIRPEPYMEATHVAEAVVYMAGLPLAANVLFMTVMATGMPFVGRG
- a CDS encoding peptide chain release factor 3; its protein translation is MLMQTDTKSADAKSTDAKADPVARRRTFAIISHPDAGKTTLTEKLLLFGGAIQLAGEVKAKRNRVSTRSDWMGIEKERGISVVTSVMTFEYGDCVFNLLDTPGHEDFSEDTYRTLTAVDSAVMVIDAAKGIEARTRKLFEVCRLRDIPIVTFVNKLDREARDPFETLDEIEKTLALDVAPVTWPIGLGRNFAGTYELGGNRVRRLDAADDAGTIPVTGFGDPLFDTLLTENGAADAWREEVELAEGGLKTFDLEAFREGHLTPVFFGSALRNFGVRDLIDGLARFAPPPRGQEADKRAVQPSEPKMTGFVFKIQANMDPNHRDRIAFMRVCSGQLRRGMKAKLVRTGKPMSLSAPQFFFAQDRAIADEAYAGDVVGIPNHGTLRIGDTLTEGEEIVFRGVPSFAPEIMRRIKLTDAMKAKKLREALQQMGEEGVVQVFIPQDGSPAIVGVVGALQLDVLKERLQAEYGLPIDYEPTRFSVCRWIEAESDLETDRFVNAHGSAMASDLDGAPVFMATTAFSLRYEEERWEKIRFTDVKDYQKRTA
- a CDS encoding tellurite resistance TerB family protein, with protein sequence MGFFQDALVRFNRVVMSYAGDSVFMQAAVSAAANVIVADGDTDDEEIEAALVSMRANPILQKSYDTLTLEQALFEALARAELRAGRLENSQHAAAIADRPLEQRQHVFLIAADVADKGGITESEHAVLDDLARALDVDKAALLG
- a CDS encoding ABC transporter ATP-binding protein — protein: MSGPIIDIRGLSLAYERDGRRTEILSALDLAVPRGQFLVIVGESGVGKSTLLRVLIDLAKPSGGTVHLGTDPQKTRTPMALVFQDARLLPWRRVIDNVAFGLERHGLSKLARRERAEAMLKLVGLSDLAGRWPHQLSGGQRQRIAIARALAVEPEVLLMDEPFSALDSFTREGLQDEIQRIKAQTGKTVLFVTHDIDEAVYLADRVVVLAGSPGRIAADVTLALPRPRQRRDAALIEAARHLRAELSRRSAEL
- a CDS encoding ABC transporter permease, producing the protein MTSFRSAALAVVGLAAFLALWEAAPRLDLINPAFLPPPSSIPAAFAREISNGAWPTAVVESLSHYMVGLGAGALAGVALGLATGMFAWFDSLTAGIVRLLRPIPGLAWVPFAIIWFGVQPSAAVFIIAIGVFWIVFFATQGAVRGVDRDLIEVAQAFGFRGPLARLTKILLPAATPGILVGLRTALGQAWMAVVAAEIFGVPGIGARMMQASSLLSTDIVVVYMLTMAGLYGLFDTGFVALQGWLLRWRA
- a CDS encoding ABC transporter substrate-binding protein, with product MRNLFKAFALAAGLLALPVAFAVPLAAQAVPVRIGVIPVIGAAPVFVANGEGWLKEAGLAPAFTTFESGPNMIQALASGTIDVYVAGIAPLAVARTKGIDVRVVAATAIEEMVFVAAPKLAPYFASAPSKAEAFKQFKAKEGRPARLATQPPGSVPNTTLQHWLWQVAKADKTDVEIVSMGIDATQQALLAGAVDGASIREPALTIVQGRNPKITLIATGGEMFPDQPGTVVAVYGKFADANPKAVEGLVSALVKATDLLKTDPARAAPPVEAALGKGITDVATIRKALSSPAAKFVADPRTIIEATKTMQAYQVSIGTLDREAPIDGLFDAKPFDAVKKP
- a CDS encoding DUF3597 domain-containing protein, whose protein sequence is MSLLGSIVSKILNPFGSSEAKAGESSAKPSETQAQPSSGGGSAPASTPTSGGTSSGGPVDVEAVLNDLAAKNSQKLNWRSSIVDLMKLLDLDSSLHARQQLADELHYTGDKNDSASMNVWLHKQVIKKLEENGGKVPADLKD
- a CDS encoding DUF2252 domain-containing protein, which translates into the protein MDHDVTAPGSGEQAAIIEAAEEVVLEPLADFPHIDLRTGVEPWDKRRAAGKTLRRDLPHADHAILSADADRPDPVSLIEGAHAGRQEHLIPLRVARMASSPFAFLRGAAQVMAWDLAQGPRGAIDVVMNGDAHISNFGLFGSPQGEVVLDLNDFDEVTVGPWEWDLKRLCASIEVAARDAAVPVAERRQAVQSAAAGYQHTMDDLAPRGSLDVWQQAARADDLDFIGIEIDAQSQAVVHRAVEKARRKNNKSLLDRVGERRTDGGWRFREEPPILTRVDEATRQSITAGLERYAETLPRERRFMLSRYHVVDVAHRVVGVGSVGTRAYVALLCGNSDQDALFLQVKEAVRPASTPYLRGMPEPYASHEGERVIYGQRLLQAVGDPLLGWTSIDGRPFYVRQMKNMKGDIPLNRMAGRSLMYFSHAYGALLAKAHARTGDAAAIAGYFGHDGRADLREAFADWAQAYGDRNAADYALFRAAIAEGRLTAADDPHL
- a CDS encoding formate/nitrite transporter family protein produces the protein MAYLAPSEFVTKMVDAGESKIFMATRDTVIRAYMAGAILALAAVFAVTITQQTGIPILGAALFPVGFCMLYLLGFDLLTGVFVLAPLALLDGRPGVTWGGVLRNWGLVFLGNFLGALTVAFMMAFVFTFGFTAPADKVGEFIAHVGERRTLGYAAHGVGGWFTIFIRGMLCNWMVSTGVVGAMISTTVSGKVIAMWMPIMVFFYMTFEHSVVNMFLFPFGLMMGGNFSIGDYFFWNEIPTVLGNLVGGLAFTGLTLYTTHVRTAPKRAVQGEARRLAA
- a CDS encoding bifunctional protein-serine/threonine kinase/phosphatase, yielding MTNDLKLTLGQHSEAGRKPSNQDFHGALVPGQPALGLKGAAIAIADGIGSSAVSHVASETAVKSFLTDYYDTPDTWSVKSAAQRVIAAANSWLYAETRRSRHEPDRGYVTTFSALILKGRTAHFFHVGDGRICRVAGRSLEQLTEDHRLVLSAEESYLGRALGAGARVEIDHASVPTEPGDVFLLTTDGVHEHVDPETIAGLIAQHAADLDIAAQKIVRHAYEAGSADNLTAQIVRIEAAPEDGPADLTGRVADLAPAPLLDPPTDFDGYRVLRTLHASHRSHVYLARDSETGEPVALKLPSTDARDDPAQLRRLVMEEWIARRIDNPHVLKAQPQARRRSHLYTAMEYVEGRTLAQWMRDNPAPDLEIVRGLVEQIARGLQAFHRREMVHQDLRPQNVLIDAAGTARIIDFGATRVAGVAELAPEEPVLGTQQYSAPEYLAGHPGTQAADVFSLGIIAYQMLTGQLPYGAAAARASTEARARRLRYVPLSAVRPGLPVWVDGALRKAVHPNPALRYEALSAFTYDLRHPNPSLAGMRRSALLERNPVLFWKLVSLGLALALLALLATWSRT